The Methanomassiliicoccales archaeon genome includes a region encoding these proteins:
- a CDS encoding radical SAM protein, which translates to MSLKIALINVGFGPEEKMVGISPPLGILHIGAYLRDNSFDVNLFDWCGEPLDANHRAALDHYGPQIVGITVTISSSISRAITVSRWAKESGATVVWGGPGPTSLPGLCLKDAPVDFVVIGEGEETMLDLCRSLERNADFTQVDGIAFLRDGRLTMTRARKRILRLDDLPLPMWEGLGDLRKYIAPFYGRNSIPMSTSRGCPNSCTFCYTKAMWGYAWCGKSAGRIVEEIEKIIRIEPSIDAFSFEDDLFVKDKQRIYEFCKIVKKRGLDIIWNCGARAKDLDPDILKEMKEAGCRQVLIGVESGSQRILDLMKKGVTIDKIREAFEMVQRAGMDAFAFIMLGLPYETRSELKATEKFLKKIRADGVEFKVYMPYPGTEMFEVAKEKGFKEPDSLLEWDKRSDVLVRAIYERNFSEAPAEEIVKMIERIQKFVRLRSYWKEFSKNPFTSPVRALRFIAKIRS; encoded by the coding sequence ATGTCACTTAAGATCGCATTAATAAATGTAGGATTTGGACCAGAAGAGAAGATGGTTGGGATTAGCCCGCCGTTGGGGATTTTGCATATTGGGGCATATTTGCGCGACAACTCTTTCGATGTCAATCTTTTTGACTGGTGCGGAGAGCCGCTCGACGCAAATCACAGGGCTGCTCTTGACCATTATGGGCCTCAGATTGTTGGTATTACCGTGACAATAAGCTCCTCTATCTCAAGGGCCATTACCGTCAGTCGCTGGGCTAAAGAAAGCGGTGCGACTGTTGTATGGGGAGGTCCTGGACCGACATCGCTTCCTGGATTGTGCTTGAAGGATGCGCCAGTCGATTTTGTTGTCATAGGGGAGGGCGAAGAAACGATGCTCGATTTATGTAGATCGCTGGAAAGGAATGCGGATTTCACGCAGGTAGACGGCATTGCTTTTCTTCGCGACGGCAGACTTACTATGACAAGGGCGAGAAAAAGAATTTTGAGACTCGATGACTTGCCTTTACCGATGTGGGAAGGGCTAGGAGATCTCAGGAAGTACATTGCCCCATTCTATGGCAGAAATTCGATTCCAATGTCAACAAGCAGGGGATGTCCAAATTCATGCACATTCTGTTACACCAAGGCTATGTGGGGGTACGCGTGGTGCGGAAAAAGTGCTGGGCGAATTGTCGAAGAAATCGAGAAGATCATTCGGATTGAGCCGAGTATTGATGCGTTCAGTTTCGAGGACGATCTCTTCGTAAAAGACAAGCAGAGGATTTACGAATTTTGCAAAATTGTGAAGAAAAGAGGGCTCGACATCATATGGAATTGTGGAGCCAGAGCTAAGGATTTGGACCCTGATATTCTGAAGGAAATGAAGGAGGCAGGATGCAGACAGGTACTCATCGGCGTTGAATCAGGTTCGCAGCGCATTCTCGATCTCATGAAAAAGGGGGTCACCATCGATAAGATCAGGGAAGCGTTTGAAATGGTACAAAGAGCTGGGATGGATGCTTTTGCATTCATCATGCTTGGACTACCATATGAGACGAGAAGTGAGCTAAAGGCGACTGAAAAATTCCTCAAGAAAATCCGAGCGGACGGTGTCGAGTTCAAGGTGTACATGCCATACCCAGGGACAGAAATGTTCGAGGTCGCTAAGGAAAAAGGGTTTAAAGAGCCAGATTCCCTACTAGAATGGGATAAACGATCCGATGTACTCGTCCGAGCAATTTATGAGCGGAACTTTTCGGAAGCGCCCGCAGAAGAGATCGTGAAAATGATTGAAAGAATTCAGAAATTTGTCCGGCTGAGAAGCTACTGGAAAGAATTTTCCAAGAACCCATTCACCTCCCCCGTTAGAGCGCTTCGATTCATCGCGAAAATTCGATCGTGA
- a CDS encoding nicotinamide-nucleotide adenylyltransferase, with product MDSDDFNSLIIGRFQPFHKGHLEVIKTIARESDYVTIGIGSAQYSHTFENPFTAGERHLMISRALRDEGIERYFLVPIVDINRYAVWVAHVVSMVPPFRAVYTNNPLTKRLFQEAGFEVRAAPLFNIELYSGTEIRKRMLADQEWKHLVPPAVADVIEEIRGVERIKDLMKGLH from the coding sequence GTGGACAGCGATGATTTCAACAGCTTGATCATAGGACGTTTTCAACCATTTCATAAGGGACATCTAGAGGTTATTAAGACAATTGCAAGAGAATCTGACTATGTTACCATTGGTATAGGCAGTGCTCAGTATTCCCACACCTTCGAAAATCCTTTCACTGCGGGAGAGCGCCATCTCATGATTTCGAGGGCACTCAGAGATGAGGGAATTGAAAGGTATTTCCTTGTCCCGATCGTGGATATTAATAGATACGCTGTGTGGGTTGCACACGTCGTTTCGATGGTTCCGCCATTTAGGGCCGTATACACGAATAATCCGCTCACCAAACGTCTCTTTCAGGAGGCAGGATTCGAGGTGAGGGCCGCGCCGCTTTTTAACATTGAACTTTATTCCGGAACAGAGATCAGGAAGCGGATGTTGGCGGATCAGGAATGGAAACACCTCGTTCCTCCTGCTGTTGCGGATGTCATCGAGGAGATCAGGGGCGTTGAGAGAATCAAGGATCTCATGAAGGGCTTGCATTAG
- a CDS encoding radical SAM protein, giving the protein MKVLLVNPPRFNGVPVIREERCEITERYSVLEPYSLLQIAADLLQRGYLVYLADLNGFNLSYDRFASDLKRISPDVVVFRFTPTTFDWDMKTAGIAKSFDARIKTIGICWTLRTMPETVMTNAPNLDIYVRHEYEVTTPAVLDAISSGVDLAAVRGIAYRNDEEIRVTDDAFPLHDYDSLPLPAYDLLPSFKPYYVTAPAGKPFTIMYTSKGCPFKCSFCTVAGTAWKPRSAEKILEELRFLKQRYKIRTVSFFDETFTLDRKRVEKICKILIEEDLDFQWYCNTRAHLVDRDLLFLMRKAGCTGISYGIESGSQKILDYCDKNLKVEQGKNAIRWAKEAGIKTFCSFILGLPGEDWETIGETFRFIDETLPTSAQFNVAVPYPGTKLFEQMKKEYPREFDFRLLYQDDAVVGTESLSPADLNKVRKMAYRALYFNPNWWISNIQHVLKNPKDMQLALAYALKIADNYLIHGMKDAH; this is encoded by the coding sequence GTGAAAGTCCTACTCGTAAATCCACCACGATTTAACGGTGTCCCAGTGATTAGAGAAGAGCGATGTGAGATTACAGAAAGATACTCCGTCTTAGAACCCTACAGTTTACTTCAAATCGCCGCAGATCTGCTGCAACGGGGGTATCTCGTCTACCTTGCTGATTTGAATGGTTTCAATCTTTCCTATGACAGATTTGCTTCAGACCTGAAGAGAATTAGTCCTGACGTAGTCGTATTTCGATTCACGCCGACGACTTTTGATTGGGACATGAAGACCGCTGGAATTGCCAAATCCTTCGATGCGCGAATCAAGACTATTGGTATATGCTGGACATTGAGAACAATGCCTGAAACAGTGATGACTAATGCGCCGAATCTCGATATATATGTCCGGCACGAGTATGAGGTCACAACACCTGCCGTTCTCGATGCGATTTCCTCCGGAGTGGATCTCGCTGCCGTGAGGGGTATTGCCTATCGTAATGATGAGGAGATCAGGGTTACCGACGACGCCTTTCCTCTGCACGATTATGATTCACTTCCACTACCTGCCTATGATCTCTTACCAAGTTTCAAACCTTACTATGTCACCGCACCCGCGGGTAAGCCGTTTACAATCATGTACACGAGCAAGGGATGCCCCTTCAAATGCTCGTTCTGTACTGTTGCTGGTACAGCTTGGAAGCCAAGGTCTGCCGAGAAAATACTGGAAGAACTGAGATTTCTCAAACAAAGGTACAAAATTCGAACTGTCTCCTTCTTCGATGAGACTTTCACGCTCGACAGGAAAAGAGTGGAAAAGATCTGCAAGATCCTGATAGAGGAGGATCTCGATTTCCAATGGTATTGCAACACGAGGGCGCATCTCGTTGACCGCGATCTCCTTTTCCTCATGAGAAAGGCTGGTTGCACTGGGATCTCCTATGGCATTGAATCGGGGAGCCAGAAAATCCTCGATTATTGTGACAAGAATTTGAAGGTCGAACAAGGAAAGAATGCGATCAGGTGGGCAAAAGAGGCGGGGATTAAGACATTTTGCAGCTTCATATTAGGTCTTCCCGGGGAGGATTGGGAAACGATCGGTGAGACATTCAGATTTATCGATGAGACTTTGCCAACGAGTGCACAATTCAATGTCGCCGTACCATATCCAGGGACAAAGTTGTTTGAACAGATGAAAAAAGAATACCCTCGCGAATTTGATTTTAGATTGCTTTATCAGGACGATGCTGTTGTCGGCACAGAAAGTCTTTCACCAGCAGATCTCAACAAAGTACGGAAGATGGCATACAGAGCCCTCTACTTCAATCCGAATTGGTGGATTTCTAATATACAACATGTCCTAAAGAACCCTAAGGACATGCAGCTCGCCCTTGCATATGCGTTGAAAATAGCAGATAATTATTTAATTCACGGGATGAAAGATGCTCACTAG
- a CDS encoding KaiC domain-containing protein — MVQDERVKTGINGLDEMLNGGFPRAHTIVVMGSFGTGKTTFCLQFLNEGLKNGEKGIYITLEEDEQSIIEDAKSFGWDLKPAIDSRNLVVVKLEPTDAKTTISRIKSELPDFIKSFGARRIVIDSISLLNMLFESEHEKRTNLFNLAQMIKKTGATCVMTAEVKDNNPLASRDGLIEYTADGVISLQYEESPDKGEIRLTLRVLKMRRINHSRRVKPYSITNRGIEVHAGAEVF; from the coding sequence TTGGTTCAAGATGAAAGGGTGAAGACTGGAATAAATGGCCTCGATGAAATGCTCAACGGCGGATTTCCGCGCGCTCACACGATTGTCGTCATGGGTTCGTTTGGGACAGGAAAGACGACGTTCTGCCTTCAATTCCTAAACGAGGGGTTGAAAAATGGGGAAAAGGGCATCTATATCACACTCGAGGAAGATGAACAGTCGATTATTGAAGATGCAAAATCGTTTGGATGGGATCTGAAACCGGCGATTGACTCAAGGAATCTCGTCGTTGTGAAGCTGGAGCCAACAGATGCGAAGACGACGATCTCGAGGATTAAGAGCGAGCTCCCTGACTTCATAAAGTCCTTCGGTGCGCGAAGGATCGTCATCGATTCAATTTCCTTGCTAAATATGCTGTTCGAATCGGAGCATGAGAAGCGCACGAACCTCTTTAACCTCGCCCAGATGATAAAAAAGACTGGAGCGACATGTGTCATGACAGCAGAAGTCAAGGACAATAACCCTCTCGCATCGCGGGACGGTCTCATAGAATACACGGCAGATGGTGTAATCTCGCTTCAGTATGAAGAATCTCCAGATAAGGGCGAAATAAGGCTGACCCTGAGAGTTCTCAAAATGAGGAGGATCAATCATTCAAGGCGGGTGAAGCCCTATTCGATCACAAACAGGGGCATCGAGGTTCACGCTGGCGCGGAGGTCTTTTGA
- a CDS encoding nicotinamide-nucleotide amidohydrolase family protein codes for MGLGEELGCRLRKKGKTIAVAESMTGGLVASLITDVPGSSDYFVGGVVAYSNEMKTKLLGVKPSTLEKFGAVSEQTAMEMAKGVREITGAGIGSSLTGIAGPGGGTDKKPVGLVYCAVDLGDDIGEVRKAIIEGNRLEVKRRAAELLIRMVIECLERIG; via the coding sequence ATGGGGCTCGGGGAAGAGCTTGGATGTAGACTAAGAAAAAAGGGGAAAACGATTGCCGTTGCGGAGTCGATGACAGGGGGACTCGTTGCGAGTCTCATTACCGATGTGCCTGGGAGTTCCGATTATTTTGTTGGTGGCGTTGTCGCCTATAGCAACGAGATGAAAACTAAGCTGCTAGGCGTCAAGCCGTCGACCCTTGAAAAGTTCGGCGCTGTTAGCGAACAAACCGCGATGGAAATGGCAAAGGGCGTCCGAGAAATTACTGGTGCTGGTATCGGTTCATCGCTCACCGGCATCGCAGGGCCAGGCGGTGGCACAGACAAAAAACCGGTTGGTCTTGTATACTGTGCTGTCGATCTTGGCGACGATATAGGGGAGGTAAGAAAGGCAATCATCGAAGGCAATCGATTAGAGGTGAAAAGAAGGGCGGCCGAACTCCTTATCCGCATGGTAATTGAATGCTTGGAAAGAATCGGGTAA
- a CDS encoding GNAT family N-acetyltransferase — translation MKQIETLSRIEEIIDLQDDWESLRESCRGSIFTSFEWSITWLECFKHFAAPHITVLRENGQIKIILPFVASKIRVMNMSLDKLWLIGNQRSAIELYDLDVLRRVSDEKTAIETVGMIDELDWHLLELANMRNTVFSRSLCQLLPSKWKTNDILTTPCPFTRIYLADDPIELIGKRTRRAIRKMMSILKNENRMQFEIAESPDQIKESINTYIKLHRKRWEKKGGSIFSDEHAADFLLRISMKMAAAGSGVCYNLIIDDEVAAQLLCFDDRACVRAYRVGVNDEYLDYSPGNIVTYLAMKDLKLKGKKYLDFAKGAEEFKYRMGAEDRYLLSVHGMRGGLATLSKLANLPLIRALVQKTKIKDSVLKEIYR, via the coding sequence ATGAAACAAATAGAAACCCTCTCGAGAATCGAAGAAATCATTGATCTCCAGGATGACTGGGAATCTCTCAGAGAGTCTTGTCGCGGTTCAATCTTCACATCATTTGAATGGTCTATTACTTGGCTTGAATGTTTCAAGCACTTCGCAGCACCTCACATTACCGTGCTAAGAGAGAACGGACAGATCAAGATCATACTCCCGTTTGTCGCTTCAAAGATAAGGGTCATGAACATGAGTTTAGACAAACTTTGGTTAATCGGCAACCAAAGATCTGCGATCGAACTCTATGACCTCGATGTCCTCAGACGCGTTTCTGATGAGAAGACAGCTATCGAGACAGTCGGAATGATCGATGAATTAGATTGGCACCTTCTCGAGCTTGCCAATATGAGAAATACCGTTTTTTCAAGGAGTCTTTGTCAGCTGCTTCCATCAAAATGGAAGACTAACGATATTCTTACAACACCATGTCCATTTACTAGAATCTATCTGGCCGACGATCCGATTGAGCTTATTGGCAAACGGACGCGGAGAGCGATCAGAAAGATGATGTCAATTCTTAAAAATGAGAACAGAATGCAATTTGAGATAGCAGAAAGCCCGGATCAAATCAAAGAGTCAATCAATACATACATCAAATTACACAGGAAAAGATGGGAGAAGAAAGGAGGCAGCATTTTCTCCGATGAACACGCTGCCGACTTTCTTTTGAGAATATCAATGAAAATGGCTGCGGCTGGAAGCGGAGTATGCTATAATTTGATCATCGATGACGAGGTGGCAGCTCAGCTCCTTTGTTTTGACGATAGGGCCTGTGTGCGTGCATACAGGGTCGGGGTGAATGACGAATATCTCGACTATTCTCCAGGTAATATTGTGACATATCTCGCGATGAAGGATCTGAAACTCAAGGGAAAGAAGTATTTGGACTTCGCAAAAGGAGCAGAGGAATTCAAGTATCGAATGGGAGCGGAAGACCGCTATCTTCTGAGTGTTCATGGGATGAGAGGTGGCCTTGCCACGCTCTCGAAACTTGCAAACCTTCCATTGATACGGGCGCTCGTGCAAAAAACGAAAATAAAGGACTCAGTGCTCAAAGAAATTTATCGATGA
- a CDS encoding glycosyltransferase family 4 protein, which translates to METRKILMVSTFYPPFHIGGDAVHVKYLAEELAKRGHEVHVLHSIDAYAFKQGRIRERHQGDLVHLHSIQTNYPVISTVATYLTGRNGAVERTLRHIMTEIDPEWVHFHNISLLGYKILTIPNKMKIYTAHDHWLICQRNDLMNAGRFICEKASCMKCSAKSLRPYQFWRDQEYRNALTKIDIILAPSRYMGGVLKKHMGIDPTVLPNFAPRNTCRTSEISDGAPFFLFASVLEKHKGLHLLLECFCGGGLDSDLHVAGKGHLEKLVLRKASETKGRVKYLGYLSRSELIEELESATCFVSPSICVENSPLSCIEALSMGKPLVVSNRGGLPELVTDPECGIVCEPTVEKIKDALRRIENDEKLRSQMSANALRRYELYHTPERYLESYFRVIEELRENVT; encoded by the coding sequence ATGGAGACAAGAAAAATTCTGATGGTTTCAACATTCTATCCGCCCTTTCATATCGGCGGGGATGCCGTCCATGTGAAGTACCTCGCAGAGGAGCTCGCAAAAAGGGGTCACGAGGTGCATGTTCTTCACAGCATTGATGCGTATGCGTTCAAACAGGGCAGGATTCGCGAGCGACATCAAGGCGATCTTGTCCATCTGCATTCGATCCAAACAAACTATCCAGTCATCTCAACCGTTGCTACTTATCTCACGGGGAGAAACGGTGCTGTTGAAAGAACGCTCCGTCATATCATGACTGAGATAGATCCAGAGTGGGTACACTTCCACAACATTTCTCTCCTCGGCTATAAGATCCTGACGATCCCAAATAAGATGAAAATCTACACTGCACACGACCACTGGCTCATATGTCAGAGAAATGATTTAATGAATGCTGGGAGATTCATTTGCGAGAAGGCATCGTGCATGAAGTGTTCAGCTAAGTCCTTGAGACCATACCAATTTTGGAGAGATCAGGAATACAGGAACGCACTCACGAAAATCGATATTATCCTCGCGCCTTCTAGGTACATGGGCGGAGTCTTGAAAAAGCACATGGGGATCGATCCAACCGTTCTTCCCAATTTCGCTCCAAGGAATACTTGCAGAACATCAGAGATATCGGACGGAGCCCCTTTTTTCCTATTTGCCTCAGTCCTGGAAAAGCACAAGGGATTACATTTATTGCTGGAGTGTTTTTGCGGCGGTGGTCTTGACTCAGACCTTCATGTAGCGGGAAAAGGTCATTTGGAAAAACTTGTGCTTAGAAAAGCGTCTGAAACGAAAGGCCGTGTGAAATACCTTGGTTACCTTTCGCGATCGGAGCTAATAGAAGAACTCGAGTCCGCGACGTGCTTTGTCTCCCCCTCGATTTGTGTTGAGAATTCTCCACTTTCATGCATCGAAGCATTATCTATGGGGAAACCGCTCGTTGTAAGCAACAGAGGTGGATTACCAGAACTAGTTACAGATCCTGAATGTGGTATAGTCTGTGAGCCGACTGTTGAAAAGATCAAAGACGCTCTCAGAAGAATTGAAAACGATGAAAAACTGAGATCCCAGATGTCTGCGAATGCGTTAAGACGCTACGAACTGTATCATACGCCTGAGCGTTATTTGGAATCGTATTTCAGAGTAATTGAAGAGCTGAGGGAAAATGTCACTTAA
- the lonB gene encoding ATP-dependent protease LonB has protein sequence MSETSQVDMTDERPVEELPDVDEWIKTQNFTTTADIKIPEKLADQVIGQDAAVEVIKKAAEQKRHVMLIGDPGTGKSMLARSMTEFLPKGELQDVIAYHNPEDPNEPKIRVVPAGKGKEIVAAQKREAMQRRQQKASMVTGIVFMIIILTVILYIQSGMHDPGIILIGIVAAAIIFFAMRYSGTRQENIMVPKLLISHEEGEMPPFIDATGAHAGALLGDVKHDPFQSGGLETPAHERLEVGAIHKASKGVLFIDEINMLRIESQQSLLTALQEGKFPITGQSERSSGAMVKSEPVPCDFILVCAGNLDAVQGMHPALRSRIRGYGYEVYMKSTMDDTNENRQKLIRFVAQEVAKDKKIPHFDKSAVAEIIKEAQRRAGRRGQLTLRLRELGGLIRVAGDIAREENKPIVTADHVIRAKKIARSLEQQVADRYIEIRKMYKTFVTEGSAVGVVNGLAALNTESSMAEYSGVVLPIVAEVTPAQTKNGGKIIATGRLGEIAREAVQNVSALIKKYTGEDISNHDVHVQFVGSYDGVEGDSASISVATAVISAFEDVPVDQSVAMTGSLSVRGKVLPVGGVTAKIEAAAEAGIKKVLIPKENMKDVVLEERYVGKIEIVPVENLSEVLSHALVGGTKKEGLLRKLASMVESATVPGTGRPTTQ, from the coding sequence AAAAGCTCGCCGATCAGGTTATCGGGCAGGATGCGGCCGTCGAGGTGATCAAGAAAGCAGCCGAGCAGAAGCGCCACGTCATGCTGATCGGTGATCCAGGTACGGGGAAAAGCATGCTGGCCCGGTCAATGACTGAATTCCTCCCAAAGGGTGAACTTCAGGACGTCATCGCCTATCACAACCCAGAAGATCCAAATGAACCCAAGATCAGGGTTGTCCCTGCCGGAAAAGGAAAAGAAATTGTCGCAGCGCAGAAGCGGGAAGCGATGCAGCGGAGGCAGCAGAAGGCATCAATGGTGACTGGAATCGTTTTCATGATCATCATCCTCACAGTTATCCTTTATATCCAGTCAGGGATGCATGATCCTGGTATCATTCTCATTGGGATTGTGGCAGCTGCCATCATCTTCTTTGCTATGAGGTATTCTGGCACGAGGCAGGAGAATATCATGGTGCCGAAACTCCTCATATCTCATGAAGAGGGGGAGATGCCACCGTTTATCGATGCAACGGGAGCACATGCTGGCGCGTTGCTCGGCGATGTCAAACACGACCCCTTCCAGAGCGGTGGTCTTGAGACACCCGCGCATGAGAGACTCGAGGTCGGTGCGATCCACAAGGCGTCCAAGGGCGTTCTTTTTATCGACGAAATCAACATGCTGAGGATTGAGTCCCAGCAGAGCCTGCTCACAGCGCTCCAGGAGGGGAAGTTCCCGATCACTGGTCAGAGCGAGAGAAGTTCTGGTGCGATGGTGAAGAGCGAGCCTGTTCCATGTGATTTCATTCTTGTGTGTGCTGGTAACCTCGATGCCGTCCAAGGAATGCATCCAGCGTTGCGGTCGAGGATTCGTGGGTACGGTTACGAGGTCTATATGAAGTCGACGATGGACGACACAAACGAGAACAGACAAAAGCTCATCAGGTTCGTGGCACAGGAGGTCGCGAAGGACAAGAAGATTCCCCACTTCGACAAGAGCGCTGTTGCAGAAATTATTAAAGAGGCACAGCGCCGGGCTGGAAGGCGTGGACAACTGACCCTCAGGTTGAGAGAGCTAGGGGGGTTGATCAGGGTCGCTGGTGACATCGCGCGAGAGGAAAACAAGCCGATTGTAACGGCCGATCACGTCATAAGGGCAAAGAAAATTGCGAGAAGCCTTGAGCAGCAAGTCGCGGATCGCTACATTGAGATCCGAAAGATGTACAAGACCTTCGTGACGGAAGGGTCTGCGGTCGGCGTTGTCAACGGGCTCGCCGCGCTCAACACTGAGTCAAGCATGGCTGAATATTCTGGTGTCGTACTCCCAATCGTTGCTGAAGTGACTCCAGCACAGACCAAAAACGGTGGGAAGATCATCGCAACTGGCCGGCTTGGTGAAATTGCCAGGGAAGCAGTGCAGAATGTCTCGGCACTCATAAAGAAGTATACAGGCGAAGACATCAGCAACCATGACGTGCACGTTCAGTTCGTCGGATCGTACGATGGTGTTGAGGGTGACAGCGCCTCGATTTCCGTCGCAACGGCGGTCATTTCAGCCTTCGAGGACGTACCTGTTGATCAGTCCGTTGCAATGACTGGAAGTCTCAGCGTGAGAGGCAAAGTCTTGCCTGTTGGCGGGGTGACCGCGAAAATTGAGGCGGCAGCAGAAGCTGGGATAAAGAAGGTTCTTATTCCTAAGGAGAACATGAAGGACGTTGTACTCGAAGAAAGGTACGTCGGCAAAATCGAAATTGTGCCAGTGGAAAACCTGAGTGAAGTGCTAAGCCACGCGCTTGTTGGTGGCACGAAGAAGGAAGGTCTGTTGAGGAAGCTCGCTTCAATGGTAGAAAGCGCGACTGTGCCTGGCACTGGAAGACCTACGACCCAGTAA